The Burkholderiales bacterium JOSHI_001 genomic sequence GCGCCTGTCGCCCGGGGCCCGCATCCGCGGCACCAACAACCTGCTGGTGATGTCCGGCGCCATCGTCGGCCAGCCTTACCTGGTTCACTACACGCTGGACGACCAGGGCCTGGTGCACCTGGTCTGGATCCTGTCGGACGCCGAACTGGCCAAGAAGCCCTGGCCGGTCACGCTGCAGCAGCAGAAGACCTGGGTCTTCGACCCCGTGGGCCAGACCTGGAGCAAGCCATGAGCGGGAAGAAGAAGGTCTTCATCCGCACCTTCGGCTGCCAGATGAACGAGTACGACTCGGACAAGATGGCCGACGTGATGGGTGCCGCCGAAGGCTACGAACCCACCACCGACGTGGAAGAAGCCGACCTCATCCTGTTCAACACCTGCTCGGTGCGCGAGAAGGCGCAGGAGAAGGTGTTTTCTGACCTGGGCCGCGTGAAGCACCTGAAGAAAAAGGGCGTGCTCATCGGCGTGGGCGGCTGCGTGGCCAGCCAGGAAGGCGCGGCCATCATCGAGCGCGCGCCTTATGTGGACGTGGTGTTCGGCCCGCAGACCCTGCACCGCCTGCCGCAGATGCTGGAAAAGCGCGTGTCGCTCGGCCGCCCGCAGGTGGACATCAGCTTCCCCGAGATTGAAAAGTTCGACCACCTGCCGCCGGCGCGGGTGGAGGGCGCGTCGGCCTTCGTGTCCATCATGGAAGGCTGCTCCAAGTACTGCGCCTATTGCGTGGTGCCCTACACCCGCGGTGAAGAGGTCAGCCGCCCCTTCGAGGACGTGCTGACCGAAGTGGCCGGCCTGACCGACCAGGGGGTGAAGGAGATCACCCTGCTGGGACAGAACGTGAACGCCTACCGTGGCCGCATGGGCGGCACCGCCGACATGGCCGACTTCGCCCTGCTGCTGGAGTACGTGGCCGAGATCCCCGGGGTGGAACGCATCCGCTACACCACCAGCCACCCGAATGAATTCACGCAGCGGCTGATCGATGTGTACGCCAAGCTGCCGCAACTGGTGAACCACCTGCACCTGCCGGTGCAGCACGGCAGCGACCGCATCCTGGCCGCCATGAAGCGCGGCTACACCACGCTGGAATACAAGAGCACCCTGCGCAAGCTGCGCGCGGTGCGGCCAGACATCAGCCTGTCCTCGGACTTCATCGTCGGCTACCCCGGCGAAACCGAGGACGACCACGCCAAGACGCTGAAATTGATCGAAGACATTGGCTTCGACGCATCCTTCAGCTTTGTCTTCAGCCCCCGCCCGGGCACGCCCGCCGCGGCCCTGACCGACGACACCCCGCAGGCCCTGAAGCTGAAGCGCCTGCAGCAGTTGCAGGCCCTGCTGGAAAGCAACGTGCGGCGCATCAGCGCCAGCCGCGAAGGCACGGTGCAACGCATCCTGGTGGAAGGCCCCAGCCGCAAGGACCCGAACGAACTGATGGGCCGCACCGAATGCAACCGCATCGTCAACTTCGCCGGCGCGGCCCGGCTGGTGGGTCAGATGGTGGACGTCCGCATCACCCAGGCCCTGCCGCACTCGCTGCGCGGCGAGGTGCTGGTGCGCGAAGGCGTCACGGCAGCTTGATGGGGTGGGTGTAGACCCAGTCCCGGTCCTTCACCGGGGTGTGGCAGCCCACGCATTCCTGGGCGAAGCCGGCGTCCTTGCCATAGGGCTTCTGGTCCGCGCCCAGCCAGCGCGCATAGCCCCAGCCGCCGGTGGCAGCGTGCTTGGCGCTGTCCTTCAGCATGAACTCGGCGTGCACAAAGGCACCGGGCTCGATGGCGGCTTCCCACTTGTCGTTCTTGGCGTTCTTCCACACCAGCTTGGCCAGGATGGCGCCGTTGGGCCAGGGGTTGGTGTTGCCATCGCGGGCCGCCTGGATGGCCACGTCATTGCCCAGGATGGCGCGGATGGTGTTGTTGTCGGTGCGCTGGCTCACGCTGATCAGGCGCCAGTCCTTGTAGCCCTCGGGCAGGGTGATGCCGTTGGGCGCGGGGTCGGCGGCCATGGAAACGGCGGCGACAGCCGCCAGTGAGGCAGCAACAACACGACGGATGATGGATTTCATGCGGTGGGCGGCGAGGCCGCGTTGGTGGGCGGGTGGAATGAGGCGCCTGCGCAAGGCTGCGGCGGACGGGTCGTTTACGACACAGGCCGGCACGCTATTCCCGGCCACGCAGTCCGGTCCACCACAGCGTGGCGGCGCAGGCCGCCACCAGAGAAGCATAGGTGGCCATGCGGCCGTCCTGGCCCAGCAGCACCAGGCCGGCCAGCGTAACCACCATGCCGGCGGCCACGCAGCGCTGGGCCAGCGCCCCCCAAGATCGGCTTTTCAGCTCGCGCCGCCACAGCAGCTTGGCCAACAAGGGCGCCAGCAGGCCCAAGCCGAAAGCCGGGCCAAACAGGTTCAGCAGGTGCCAAATCGCGTCCAGCGGGCCCATGGTTTGGTGTCTCTCGGTGGCAGGCGGCGGGCAAACGGCGGCAAGGCTTGATGTCCATCAAGCTGACGGCGGCACGGAAAGCCTGTCGTCAAAGGGGCTGCGATCTTACAATCGCGCCCCATGAGCGTTTTCGCGCTGGGCCTGAACCACACCACCGCGCCGGTCGACCTGCGTGGGCGGTTCGCGTTTGCGCCCGACCAGCTGTCGCCGGCCCTGCGCGGCTTCCGCGAACGCCTGACCCAGGCCATGCCCGAAGCGGCCATCCTGTCCACCTGCAACCGCACCGAACTGTACGTGGCCGCCGACCGCGCCCCATCGCGTGAACTGGTGCGCCCGGCCCTGGACTGGCTGGCCGGGCACGGTGGTGTCACCGCCCACCAGTTGGAGGCCCACACCTACGTGCTGGAGCAGCGCGACGCCGCGCGCCACGCCTTTCGCGTGGCCTCGGGGCTGGATTCGATGGTGCTGGGCGAAGCCCAGATCCTGGGCCAGATGAAGCAGGCGGTGCGCGAGGCCGATTCCGCCGGCACCCTGGGCACCACGCTGCACCAGCTGTTCCAGCGCAGCTTCTCGGTGGCCAAGGAAGTGCGCACCTCCACCGAGATCGGCGCGCATTCCATCAGCATGGCCGCCGCCTCGGTGCGTCTGGCCGCGCAGTTGTTCGAAGACCTGGCCGACATCCATGTGCTGTTCGTCGGCGCCGGCGAGATGATCGAGTTGGTGGCCACTCACTTTGCAGCCCGCACGCCCAAGACCATGGCGGTGGCCAACCGCACCCTGGAGCGCGGTGAAAAGCTGGCCAGCCGCTTCGGCGCCACCGCGCTGCGCCTGGCCGACCTGCCGGGCAAGCTGCACGAGTACGACGCGGTCATTTCCTGCACCGCCAGCACCCTGCCCATCATCGGCCTGGGCGCGGTGAAAAGCGCGCTGAAGGCACGCCGCCACCGCCCCATGTTCATGGTGGACCTGGCCGTGCCGCGCGACATCGAGCCCGAAGTCGCCAAGCTGGACGACATCTACCTCTACACCGTGGACGACCTGTCGGCCCTGGTGCAAAGCGCGGGCGAAAAACGCCAGGCCGCGGTGCAGCAGGCCGAGGCCATCATCGACGCCGGCGTGCAGAGCTTCAGCCACTGGCTGGACCAGCGCGCCAGCGTGCCGCTGATCCAGGCGCTGAATTCGCAGGCCGATGTCTGGCGCGCGGCCGAGATCGCGCGCGCCCGCAAGGCCCTGGCCAAGGGCGCCGACGTGGAACAGGTGCTGGAAACCCTGAGCCGGGGCCTGACCCAGAAGCTGCTGCACGGCACCCTGGCCGAACTGCGCAGCACCGACGGCGAACAGCGCGGTGAACTGGCCGAGACCGTCTCGCGCCTGTTCCTGCGCGGCACCACGCGCAACCCGTCCGACGACGGGCGTTAGCGCCGCCCCCCGTTGTTGCCCCTGCGCCGGCCGGCCTTGGCCGGGCGCGCCGCCATCCCCTTGCCCCCCTCAAGCCATGAAAGACAGCCTGCGCCAGCAACTGGACCGCCTGGAAATGCGCCTGGCCGAACTGGACGCCAGCTTGGCCGACCCCACGGTGGTGGCGGACATGAAGCGCTACCGGGCGCTGTCGCGCGAACAGTCCGAGGCCAACGCGCTGGTGCAGCGCTGGCGCGCCTTCCGCCAACGCGAGGCCGACACCGAAACCGCCCAGGCCCTGCTGGACGACCCCGAAATGGGCGCCATGGCCAAGGAGGAAATCGCCGCCGCGCAGGCCGACCTGCAACGGCTGCAGGACGAAATCCAGCAGGCCCTGCTGCCGCGCGACCCGGACGACGAGCGCAACGCCTTCGTCGAAATCCGCGCGGGTACCGGCGGCGAAGAAAGTGCGCTGTTCGCCGGCGACCTGGCGCGCCTGTACCTGCGCTACTGCGAACGCCAGGGCTGGCGCACCGAACTGATGAGCGAAAGCGCCAGCGACCTGGGCGGCTACAAGGAAGTGGTGATCCGCGTGGAAGGCGAGCGCGTGTACGAGAAACTGCGCTTCGAATCCGGCGGCCACCGCGTGCAGCGCGTGCCGGCCACCGAAGCGCAGGGGCGCATCCACACATCGGCCTGCACCGTGGCCGTGATGCCCGAGCCAGACGAAGCTGCCGAAGTCACCATCAACCCGTCCGAGTTGCGCATCGACACCTTCCGCGCCAGCGGCGCCGGCGGCCAGCACGTGAACAAGACCGACAGCGCCATCCGCATCACCCACCTGCCCACCGGCATCGTGGCCGAATGCCAGGACGACCGCAGCCAGCACCGCAACAAGGCCAAGGCCATGGCGGTGTTGCTGGCGCGCCTGCGCGACCGTGAACAGCAGGAGCGCCACGCCAAGGAAGCGCACTTGCGCAAGAGCCTGGTGGGCAGCGGCGACCGCAGCGACCGCATCCGCACCTACAACTTCCCGCAGGGCCGGCTCACCGACCACCGCATCAACCTCACGCTGTACAAGCTGGGCGCCATCATGGAAGGCGAACTGGACGACGTGGTCGCCGGCCTGCAGGCCGCGCGCGCGCAGGAACAACTGGCCGCGCTGGAAGCCGGCGCCTGAGGCCGATGGCTGGCCTCAGCGTCGCCGCCGCCCTGGCCCAGGCCGCCGCCGCCGGCTTGGACCGCCTGAGCGCCCAGCGCCTGCTGGGCCGGGCGCTGGGCCGGCCGCGCGAATGGCTGATCGCCCACGACGACGCGCTGCTCACGCCCGCGCAAGCCGCACGGTTCCTGGACGATGCCGCGCGCCGTGCCGACGGCGTGCCGCTGGCCTACCTGCTGGGCGAACGTGAATTCCACGGCCTGGCGCTGCAGGTGGGCCCCGCCGTGCTGGACCCCCGACCCGACACCGAAGCCCTGGTGGACTGGGCGCTGGACGTCCTGGGCCACCGCCCCGCCGCGACCGTGGCCGACCTGGGCACCGGCAGCGGCGCCATCGCGCTGGCACTGGCCGCGGCTGCGGCGCAGCGCGACACCAACTGGCAGGTGCACGCCAGCGACGCCAGCCCGGCGGCCCTGGCCATGGCCCAGGCCAACGCCCAGCGCCTGGGCCTGCCGGTCCACTTCGCGACGGGCTCGTGGTGGCAGGCCTGGCCGCGGCTGGGCTTCGACCTGGTGGCAAGCAACCCGCCCTACATCGCCGCCGACGACCCGCACCTGCCCGCCCTGAAGCACGAACCCCGCATGGCCCTGGTTTCGGGTCCCGACGGCCTGGACGACATCCGCCAGATCGTGGCCGGTGCGCCACAGCACCTGAACCCCGGCGCTTGGCTGCTGCTGGAACACGGCTGGCAGCAGGCCGATGCGGTGGCCGCGCTGCTGGCGCAGGCCGGTTTCGGGGACGTCCAGCACCGGCTGGACCTGGCCGGCCACCGCCGCTGCACCGGCGGCCGGTGGCGCTGAAGTTCCGCGCCGCCCGCCAGCGTTTCAGGCCCGCCACAGCGCGACAAATGCACGCCCCTGGCCCTGGCAGCAGGACAGGCCCCGGCGTAGCATGAAGGCCAAGCTGGCGCCCTGTCGCTGGCGCGTTCAGGAGATGGCGATGCGCACTTCCATGCCGTTGGTCGCCGGGCTGGCCGCCCTGTTCATGGGCCTGGGCGTGGCCCAGGCGGCCGACGGGCTGAACGTGGCCCCGGGCACACCCTTCGGCGAACGCTGGGCCGCCCGCCTGAGCATCACCCGTTCCACCTCGGCGCTGGCCGGCACGGCGGAAGGCGGCCTGCAACGCGCCTTGTCTGCGCGCCTGTTGGGCGACTACTACTTTTCCACCGTCCCGCGTGGCCTTCAGGGTCTCCAGGGCGGCTTGCGATTGACCAGTGGCGTGTTCATGGGCCCCCGCGGCGCGCTGTTCGGTCCGTCCGCGCCGGGCTTGGCCGAACCCGGCAGCCTGACCCTGGGCCACAGCCGCCTGTCCGCCACCTCTCCCGACGTGGCGCCCGACTCGGTGCTGGCCTGGCCCTACCTGGGCCTGGGCTACAGCGCAGGCAGCCTGCGGGCCGGTTGGGGCTTCAGCGCCGATCTGGGGCTGGCTGCGCAGAACGCTGGCGCTTTGAGCCCGAACCGCATGTTCTCACAGAGCGCGGACGACCTGCTGCGCGACCTGCGCCTGCGGCCGGTGTTGCAACTGGGCCTGTCCTACGCCTTCTGATCCCGCCGGGCCTGCCAGGGCATCCCCGCCCGCACCGACCGGCG encodes the following:
- a CDS encoding tRNA-N(6)-(isopentenyl)adenosine-37 thiotransferase enzyme MiaB (PFAM: TRAM domain; Radical SAM superfamily; Uncharacterized protein family UPF0004~TIGRFAM: tRNA-N(6)-(isopentenyl)adenosine-37 thiotransferase enzyme MiaB; radical SAM methylthiotransferase, MiaB/RimO family), which gives rise to MSGKKKVFIRTFGCQMNEYDSDKMADVMGAAEGYEPTTDVEEADLILFNTCSVREKAQEKVFSDLGRVKHLKKKGVLIGVGGCVASQEGAAIIERAPYVDVVFGPQTLHRLPQMLEKRVSLGRPQVDISFPEIEKFDHLPPARVEGASAFVSIMEGCSKYCAYCVVPYTRGEEVSRPFEDVLTEVAGLTDQGVKEITLLGQNVNAYRGRMGGTADMADFALLLEYVAEIPGVERIRYTTSHPNEFTQRLIDVYAKLPQLVNHLHLPVQHGSDRILAAMKRGYTTLEYKSTLRKLRAVRPDISLSSDFIVGYPGETEDDHAKTLKLIEDIGFDASFSFVFSPRPGTPAAALTDDTPQALKLKRLQQLQALLESNVRRISASREGTVQRILVEGPSRKDPNELMGRTECNRIVNFAGAARLVGQMVDVRITQALPHSLRGEVLVREGVTAA
- a CDS encoding hypothetical protein (manually curated), translating into MKSIIRRVVAASLAAVAAVSMAADPAPNGITLPEGYKDWRLISVSQRTDNNTIRAILGNDVAIQAARDGNTNPWPNGAILAKLVWKNAKNDKWEAAIEPGAFVHAEFMLKDSAKHAATGGWGYARWLGADQKPYGKDAGFAQECVGCHTPVKDRDWVYTHPIKLP
- a CDS encoding glutamyl-tRNA reductase (PFAM: Glutamyl-tRNAGlu reductase, N-terminal domain; Shikimate / quinate 5-dehydrogenase; Glutamyl-tRNAGlu reductase, dimerisation domain~TIGRFAM: glutamyl-tRNA reductase), which translates into the protein MSVFALGLNHTTAPVDLRGRFAFAPDQLSPALRGFRERLTQAMPEAAILSTCNRTELYVAADRAPSRELVRPALDWLAGHGGVTAHQLEAHTYVLEQRDAARHAFRVASGLDSMVLGEAQILGQMKQAVREADSAGTLGTTLHQLFQRSFSVAKEVRTSTEIGAHSISMAAASVRLAAQLFEDLADIHVLFVGAGEMIELVATHFAARTPKTMAVANRTLERGEKLASRFGATALRLADLPGKLHEYDAVISCTASTLPIIGLGAVKSALKARRHRPMFMVDLAVPRDIEPEVAKLDDIYLYTVDDLSALVQSAGEKRQAAVQQAEAIIDAGVQSFSHWLDQRASVPLIQALNSQADVWRAAEIARARKALAKGADVEQVLETLSRGLTQKLLHGTLAELRSTDGEQRGELAETVSRLFLRGTTRNPSDDGR
- a CDS encoding peptide chain release factor 1 (PFAM: PCRF domain; RF-1 domain~TIGRFAM: peptide chain release factor 1) gives rise to the protein MKDSLRQQLDRLEMRLAELDASLADPTVVADMKRYRALSREQSEANALVQRWRAFRQREADTETAQALLDDPEMGAMAKEEIAAAQADLQRLQDEIQQALLPRDPDDERNAFVEIRAGTGGEESALFAGDLARLYLRYCERQGWRTELMSESASDLGGYKEVVIRVEGERVYEKLRFESGGHRVQRVPATEAQGRIHTSACTVAVMPEPDEAAEVTINPSELRIDTFRASGAGGQHVNKTDSAIRITHLPTGIVAECQDDRSQHRNKAKAMAVLLARLRDREQQERHAKEAHLRKSLVGSGDRSDRIRTYNFPQGRLTDHRINLTLYKLGAIMEGELDDVVAGLQAARAQEQLAALEAGA
- a CDS encoding protein-(glutamine-N5) methyltransferase, release factor-specific (PFAM: Methyltransferase small domain~TIGRFAM: HemK family putative methylases; protein-(glutamine-N5) methyltransferase, release factor-specific) codes for the protein MAGLSVAAALAQAAAAGLDRLSAQRLLGRALGRPREWLIAHDDALLTPAQAARFLDDAARRADGVPLAYLLGEREFHGLALQVGPAVLDPRPDTEALVDWALDVLGHRPAATVADLGTGSGAIALALAAAAAQRDTNWQVHASDASPAALAMAQANAQRLGLPVHFATGSWWQAWPRLGFDLVASNPPYIAADDPHLPALKHEPRMALVSGPDGLDDIRQIVAGAPQHLNPGAWLLLEHGWQQADAVAALLAQAGFGDVQHRLDLAGHRRCTGGRWR